A stretch of DNA from Melioribacteraceae bacterium 4301-Me:
CAATTTGATTATTACGGTAAACTAATGAAAATTTTTGAATATAAACCGAAGTTTTATAAAACTCCACCAGACGTGAAAGCCAATTTTTATATTAGTGATATAAGAAAATTGTATAAAGTATATTATTCAAGAGCTACATATTTCTATGGGTTATTTTTTGATCCCATGACAAACCTATTGCTTGTTGGTTATCGAACATTGCATGCCGATGAATACCAGACTAAGTCTTTTTTAGATGCAGACAATTATTTATTCATATTAAATAAAAATGGAGAATGCATATTGGATGCAAAAATTCCTGGTTATGTTGCCGCTGCAGATAATGGGATTGTTTATGTAGTTGTAGAAGAATCAGATGAAAAATTAGTAATACTCAAATATAAAATTGAGAAAAAGTTTGAGACTAACTCGTAGTTTAACTGTAATAATAATTATCTGTTTTATCATACTTATTATCTTGGGCATTGTATTTTATCAAAAGTTACAATTGGAGCAAAGGCTTATTAAACTTAATTACGAACATGAACAATCTGAAAAATATTTAAAATCAAAAAGTGAAATTGACGGTAAATATATTTGGGATTTAGGATTAATTTCAAAAGAAACATTCTACAGTAGAAAGCCCAAGTTAGTTAATAGAATGAATATTTTTATTTTGTATGATTCGATTGGTTGTCTGAGGTGTTATGAATTTCATAGAAGCAACCTACTTAGTAAAATTGGACCAGAGAATATAATAGTAATTTATAATCGAGAACTAAAGTTTATTAAAAGAGATTTTAGAAAAGCAAGGATAATTAATTTAGAAAAGCGAGAAGTTAAATATAATCAGTTAATACTTTTAGTAAATAGTTCTGGTAGAATTGTTTACTCTGATTTTCCGCAATATCAATTAATAAAAAATAGAAGTGAGGAATTCTATAGAATTGTGAGCAGATACTTTGAGAAATGAATAAATTTATCATTTTACTTTAGCCAAACAGAAGTTGTAGACTAAAAAAATTCAAAACCTAAATTTGAATGAAATTCAGAGACGCTGATATTACCTTCAGATAAAACGCTACTTATAGAAAGAATTAAATTGTTTAAGAAAACAAGAAATAAAAAGAGGATAATTCTTGTCAGCTATAATTGAGAGTGTAGTTTCAGCAAAATTAAAAAAAGATGCGCTCTTCTATTTCACTCGTATTTCTTATTTAGTATTAGTCTGTTCGGTCTCTGCTATAGTTCTTTTTCACTGGAATAGCCAAAATTATAATCCTTCTTCTTTAATAAATAATCTGAATTCTGTTTTTCTATTTCTTCCAGAAAAGATTGTGATACTTCTTGTAACATAACCGTGCTGCCGATAGTTGAGTTGAGCTTAGCTATACTTTTGTTGTTCTCTCTTTACAATGAGAAAATAAGATTGGGAAGAAAAATGATATCAATAACAGTCTAAATTTCTGTTTAGAATTTTTCTTTTGTATGGCATTTATTGTTCTATTATAAGAAATGCAAGTGACTGTGGGTGTTTTGGAAATGCTATAAAGAGTGATTTTGGTTGGGGGATGGTTGGGAGGAATGCTTTCCTTCTTCTTCTTTCAATTGTTGTATTAAAAAAAGAGAATAGAAACGCTTGGCGCCGGGCGAAATAAAACAATAAAAACAAAATGATTGGAGGTAAAAATGTTAAAAAAATATGCCCAGTTTTTTTGGGTATTAATCTGTGTAATAATTATTTCTACCTCTGTTAATTTACAGGGTAAAACCACTACATCGGGTAATTGCATATTCATTCATCCTGACTATGATTGTCCTCAAAGCACATATGGAAATTGCCTGTGTGATACAATAATTATTACACCATAAAACTTTCTTAAGCAAGGGTAACAGATATATGTTACCCTTGGAGAAAAAAACCATTTTAATAATTATGAAATTTTTTAGTAAAGGAATAAGGGAAGGTATTTTGCTTGTAAAAATCCTCGCATTTTTACTGATTATGGTTATTATTTTTTCGTGTGATGAAGGGGAAAAGTATTCAGTTTATCATTCTAAATATACTCCCAATTATAAATTGGAGTGTGTGGATAGTATTACCTACAAAAACACCAGCAAGAATTATTTGGGATTGATTAAAGATATTGAGTTTTGGAATGGTTACATTTTAATAATAGACCACCATTTTAAGAAACTGTGGGTGTTTGATAAAAAAATGAATTTGTTGAGGTCAATTGGCAAAGAAGGGAGAGGTCCTGAAGAATATACTTTCCCGCCTTATATTTGTGCAGATAACAAAAATTTTATGCTAGTTGATTACAGAACAAAAATTATTAACGTTTATGATAGTAATCTTAATTTCATAAAAAAACTGTACCTTCCAAAAGATATTTTT
This window harbors:
- a CDS encoding MauE/DoxX family redox-associated membrane protein, which gives rise to MFLLYGIYCSIIRNASDCGCFGNAIKSDFGWGMVGRNAFLLLLSIVVLKKENRNAWRRAK